In the genome of Diachasmimorpha longicaudata isolate KC_UGA_2023 chromosome 19, iyDiaLong2, whole genome shotgun sequence, one region contains:
- the LOC135171229 gene encoding gustatory receptor 68a-like, with product MTVNLLRRLKKKFQTKKWCRRDVTGLNVLINLFKVIGLFPCAIDTSVSLKFFPSRLCVFHHVALIVILGYFNFFVGIPAIIRSKRTSGALNLGNILELIYVGTSTAIVILIWIVYILFRSKLTGFGNRVVGTDAITRRFGDNYQLESVKTQWIVFGIIYLIIFNFFLFSDIFFRNQVTSQVLPSIILLLFVIQYTLIVQIMRRRVRALNKMILRNDRNPGNDEIFRTFESWREAQDQIYEAGVVIADFYSFPILFVMGLAVYGVVYNSYYLLKHWNRDDYQVRTYFRLLDDAVWIAHFLIPIVLLVVEIDDLLHEVKEKAVVCRKLLVRYQEHQELRCQIKKYLYELLHENINFTAFGFFLLNRTVLHSMFATTVTYLVLILYYLNPR from the exons GTGCAGAAGAGACGTCACAGGACTAAACGTGCTCATCAATTTGTTTAAAGTAATTGGTTTATTTCCATGTGCCATTGACACATCAGTCTCCCTaaaatttttcccttctcGACTCTGTGTCTTCCACCACGTCGCGTTGATCGTAATCCTCGGTTACTTCAATTTCTTCGTGGGAATTCCGGCAATAATACGAAGCAAAAGGACCTCTGGTGCGTTGAATCTGGGGAATATCTTGGAGCTGATCTACGTTGGAACCTCCACAGCAATCGTTATTCTCATCTGGATCGTCTACATTCTGTTCCGTTCCAAATTAACGGGTTTTGGAAACCGAGTGGTGGGGACTGACGCAATTACACGTCGATTCGGAGATAATTATCAATTGGAATCTGTCAAGACCCAGTGGATAGTCTTCggaataatatatttaataatattcaacTTCTTTTTGttcagtgatattttttttcgtaatcaaGTCACGTCACAGGTACTACCCTCCATCATCCTGCTTCTATTTGTAATACAGTACACCTTAATTGTGCAAATTATGAGGCGACGTGTGAGGGCTTTGAACAAAATGATTCTACGGAACGATCGGAACCCCGGAAATGACGAGATCTTCAGGACTTTCGAGTCCTGGAGAGAAGCGCAAGACCAGATTTATGAAGCTGGTGTCGTAATCGCCGATTTTTACTCATTTCCGATTCTGTTCGTTATGGGGCTCGCTGTTTACGGTGTTGTTTACAatagttattatttattgaagcACTGGAATCGCGACGATTATCAGGTTCGAACGTATTTTCGTCTCCTGGACGACGCGGTGTGGATcgctcattttttaattccgaTTGTTCTTCTGGTGGTTGAAATTGATGATCTCCTCCACGAG GTCAAGGAAAAAGCTGTTGTGTGTCGCAAATTGTTGGTGAGATATCAAGAACATCAAGAGCTTCGATGTCAG ATTAAAAAGTATCTGTACGAACTGCTGCAcgaaaatatcaacttcaccgcgtttggattttttttgctgaacAGAACTGTTCTGCATTCG ATGTTTGCAACGACGGTAACATATCTCGTCCTCATACTGTACTATCTCAATCCTCGTTGA